In the Verrucomicrobiota bacterium genome, GGTCGAAAGCAGCGAGGCGTCCGCCCGATTGCAAAGGGCGGTCGTGCGTGAATTTCCAAATGTGTCGGCGATCGATTTGACCCTCATTCTCCAAACTCTCGATCAGGTGCTCGGCAAGATCTCCCTCGTCGTGCGTTTCATGGCGTTGTTCACGGTGCTCACCGGATTTCTGGTGCTCGTCGGCGCCGTGTTGACAGGACGCTTTCAACGGGTGCGTGAAAGTGTGCTGTTGCGCACCCTGGGCGCGAGCCGTCGGCAAGTCCTCGGCATTCTTCTCGCCGAATATACCTTGCTGGGGCTCATGGCGAGCGCGACGGGCGTCTTGCTCGCCGCCCTCGCGGGCTGGGTCCTGGCCCGTTTCGTTTTCGAAGTTTCGTTCGCCTTCGTCGCCATCCCACTGCTGGTGGCCGTCATCGCCGTCACACTCGTGACCGTGGTCACCGGCCTTCTCATGAGCCTGGGTGTGACCCGCCATCCTCCTCTCGCAGTTCTCCGCGCCGAAGGCTGACGCACACTCCGGAATCGAGAGTCCCGCGACGTCCTCAAATCAGGCCTCTCGACGAGCGTCGTTCACCCCACGGGTGGCATGGCCCCCGTCGTTCTGTTTCCAATCAACCCCTGGAACAGAGTCAACACCGCGCTCCCCAAAATGACAAAGGCGGCCACTTTTACGTTCCCAAATTCCGAATTCCGTTGCTCAATCCCTGCCTCGAACTTTCGCATGAAATCACCGCTCCTCGCCATGAGCCTTGCCACCGTCGCGTTCCTCACCCCCGAAGCGCAAGACCGCTCGCAAACCCGATCCATGGTCCTTTCGCGCGATGGCATCGTGGCAAGCGAACATCCCCTGGCGTCCCAAGCCGGCGCAACCGTGTTGGCCCAAGGAGGACACGCCGTGGATGCCGCGCTCGCCGCCAACGCCATGATGTCCGTCACCGCCCCCATGATGTGCGGCCCCGGCGGCGATCTTTTCGCACTCGTCTACGACGCCAAGACAGGCCAGACGTTTGGGCTCAACGCGAGCGGATGGGCCCCTCAAGCCCTCAACGCGGAATACCTCCGGCGTCTCGGCCACACCAACATGCCCCAGTCCGGCATTCATTCCGTCACCGTGCCAGGCGCCGTCGACGGATGGCTGGCGCTGCACCGCCGCTTCGGCAAGATCGGACTGAAGCAGGTGCTGGCTCCCGCCATCCTGACCGCGGAACAGGGAGTCCCCCTGACCGAATGGGTCGCCGCCTATTGGAAAGAGTCCGAAGCCAAGTTGCGCACGAACGCGGAATGCGCCCGGGTTTATCTGCCGCAAAACCGGGCACCCCGAGTCGGGGAGGTTTTCAAAAACCCCGATCTGGCGCGCACCTATCAACGCATCGCGAAATCCAAGCGTGCCGGGTTCTATGCTGGTTCCACCGCTCGCGCTTTCTTGAAGCTTTCTCGGGAACTCAAAGGGACCATCACTTCGGCAGACCTTGATGCTTTCACCTCAGAATGGGTCACCCCCATCTCCACAGATTACCGTGGCTGGACCGTCCAAGAAATCCCGCCTGGCGGCCAGGGCATTGCCGCTTTGCTCATGCTCAACATCATGGAGACCTTCCCCCTGAAGGGCTACGGAGCAGGTTCCGCCGACACGATCCACACCATCATCGAAGCGAAGAAGCTGGCCTATGCCGACCTTCTCCAATACATCGCCGATCCACGCCAAGCCAA is a window encoding:
- the ggt gene encoding gamma-glutamyltransferase yields the protein MKSPLLAMSLATVAFLTPEAQDRSQTRSMVLSRDGIVASEHPLASQAGATVLAQGGHAVDAALAANAMMSVTAPMMCGPGGDLFALVYDAKTGQTFGLNASGWAPQALNAEYLRRLGHTNMPQSGIHSVTVPGAVDGWLALHRRFGKIGLKQVLAPAILTAEQGVPLTEWVAAYWKESEAKLRTNAECARVYLPQNRAPRVGEVFKNPDLARTYQRIAKSKRAGFYAGSTARAFLKLSRELKGTITSADLDAFTSEWVTPISTDYRGWTVQEIPPGGQGIAALLMLNIMETFPLKGYGAGSADTIHTIIEAKKLAYADLLQYIADPRQAKVPTTHLLSKAYAHARAKLIHPSRAMTGPEPGRPFHPGTDTTYLCAVDAEGNMVSWIQSIYSGFGSALVPEGTGVLLHNRAGLFSLESGHPNELAGRKRPLHTIIPAMMIKDSRRIAFGIMGGFNQAQAHAQFVSHIADFGLNIQEALEAPRFTKLTFAGRDIRIEDRVPAAVREELKRRGHELQVQGPFSSVVGGGQAVMRDESTGVNYGASDPRKDGAALPQPFWTRQSSAASPRKR